In a genomic window of Besnoitia besnoiti strain Bb-Ger1 chromosome XI, whole genome shotgun sequence:
- a CDS encoding hypothetical protein (encoded by transcript BESB_019020), producing the protein MAVEDVSSGATGRKRGRKKEDDDMIRVCRELRLLPPSSSEQAFRSSPYAARKACRPFASSPSCGVPPRSSLRNVSFSPARCPVPLHERDAPSTLSGPSSLLLRVPPSFESPATSSSSSSSRLASGARGGGFRSGSTRSQPRGSQPPRAAPELPPASFLLTPSLPPFFCSNVAFADRVAEPFALPEGRDMWSLAGLRGLLAILISVAVPLRRRLRGGAAALFHAPRFAALPPSSSKIQLGAPKYRKRAVRAGRQKTPKFPYQPKDSLFYDFPDPPAGLPLPLSARRPAASKGDDGVPPRAEVQGERRAETETEAHFSAHIRQHYVLRVPPIDQRARRMLWIHRHLGRRDGTLSPVEDAITDLLLSHNVPEEAALDLSAPVVSASSSPSSGSSPSPYLSHLHALAFPESLGLTAAELTRLLTVCPELLLPRRLAACSAALDFILKEKKWSPEAAKNLLLHVPRALTAGGDHVARWMREYRELFCAGAPASEEAGAKEGRRVSGSEARGQDADSHSLQDEADRFLERTALKHPMVFAVRRPRSKLRHFLQVLRQVRASRSEYKPAGWSTLPVTERAKIVAFLSSSSAHPSAGRDAANGAPPAAAGGADQGEDARQEASSAAALELEWYRGHYERLEEFEGETLVEKLLQETGDEKSGGEGASEREALLRPLRTDAARMRAAMRHEEASVKEMFRAYPRLFSMGIAGNVRSKLLYLQNYMHKEVEEVFLFPQFLSYSLRRRIIPRHIALVNAFLLQEKARRKFENPLFDEGKALEQVRKRARTRKHWDDRMREKKRLQLRLEQRRGSGVEAPQEEGSVYDEEYWAKKAMLADEVFPFIDEKKGWRGLEPYQPFGMQPLPPLREMYATSDEKFMELFSIPYHEFVSAKVDAEKVKNPQTLF; encoded by the exons ATGGCCGTTGAAGACGTTTCATCGGGCGCAACCGGCCGCAAACGAGGAAGGAAAAAAGAGGACGACGATATGATTCGCGTATGTCGTGAACTGCGCTTGCTACCCCCGTCTTCTTCTGAGCAAGCCTTTCGATCCTCTCCGTATGCAGCCCGGAAAGCATGCCGtcccttcgcctcgtctccttcctgtGGTGTTCCTCCGCGGAGTTCCCTGCGAAAcgtttctttctctcctgcTCGATGCCCCGTACCTCTGCatgagagagacgcgccttCCACTCTTTCGGGCCCCTCTTCGTTGCTTCTGCGTGTCCCCCCTTCTTTCGAGTCGCCTGcgacttcttcctcgtcctcctcttcgagactagcctcaggcgcgcgcggcggaggattCCGTTCAGGCTCCACTCgttcgcagccgcgcggctcccAGCCTCCCCGTGCGGCGCCAGAGTTGCCTCCTGCCTCCTTCCTTTTGACGCCTTCGCTCCCTCCCTTTTTCTGCTCCAACGTGGCCTTCGCGGACCGTGTCGCGGAGCCTTTTGCATTGCCGGAGGGTCGGGACATGTG GTCCCtcgccggcctgcgcgggCTTCTCGCCATCCTCATCTCCGTGGCGGTtcccctccgcaggcgccttcgcgggggggcggcggcgttgtTTCACGCcccgcgcttcgcggcgctccctCCTTCGTCATCGAAGATTCAGCTCGGCGCCCCTAAATATCGGAAGCGCGCGGTGCGTGCAGGCCGACAGAAGACTCCCAAGTTTCCGTACCAGCCGAAGGACTCTCTCTTTTACGATTTCCCCGACCCTCCCGCTGGCCTGCCTCTCCCCCTTAGCGCCCGCCGACCTGCGGCGTCGAAAGGCGATGACGGAGTTCCCCCGCGCGCAGAGGTCCAGGGGgaacgccgcgcagaaacgGAGACTGAGGCACACTTCAGCGCGCACATACGCCAGCATTATGTGCTCCGCGTTCCACCCATTGAtcagagggcgcggcgaatgCTGTGGATCCACAGGCACCTAGGAAGGCGCGACGGCACTCTCAGCCCTGTGGAGGACGCAATCACGGATCTTCTGCTTTCTCACAACGTCcctgaggaggcggcgctcgatCTGTCCGCCCCGGTGGTCagtgcctcttcgtcgccctcttcgggATCTAGCCCGTCTCCGTATTTATcgcatctgcatgcgctggccTTTCCAGAGTCCCTGGGCCTGACGGCGGCGGAACTGACTCGCCTGCTCACGGTTTGCCCGGagcttctgctgccgcggcggctggctgcatgcagcgcggcgctcgacttTATCCTCAAGGAGAAGAAGTGGAGCCCAGAAGCCGCGAAGAACCTCCTGCTTCACGTGCCTCGAGCCCTGACCGCGGGTGGCGACCACGTCGCCCGCTGGATGCGGGAGTACCGGGAGCTGTTttgcgctggcgcgccggcgagcgaggaggcgggcgcgaaggagggGCGGCGCGTATCAGGCAGCGAAGCACGAGGGCAGGATGCGGACTCACACAGCCTACAGGATGAAGCAGATCGGTTCTTGGAGCGCACCGCTCTCAAGCACCCCATGGTGTTCGCGGTTCGACGGCCAAGGTCCAAGCTGCGTCATTTCCTACAAGTCCTCCGGCAggtgcgcgcctcgcgaagCGAGTACAAACCCGCAGGCTGGTCTACGCTGCCTGTCACGGAGCGGGCAAAGATCGTCGCattcctctcctcttcgtcggctCATCCGTCTGCAGGGAGGGACGCCGCAaacggcgcgcctcccgccgcagctggTGGCGCCGACcagggagaggacgcgcgccaagaggcgagcagcgccgcggctcttgAGCTGGAATGGTACAGAGGGCACTACGAGCGTCTGGAGGAGTTTGAGGGGGAGACGTTGGttgagaagctgctgcaggagacTGGCGACGAGAAAAgcgggggagagggagcgagcgaaagagaggcacttttgcggcctctgcgtacCGATGCAgctcgcatgcgcgccgccaTGAGACACGAGGAAGCGAGCGTCAAGGAGATGTTTCGGGCCTATCCACGTTTGTTTAGTATGGGCATCGCTGGGAACGTCCGGTCCAAGCTTTTGTATCTGCAGAATTACATGCACAAGGAAGTCGAGGAGGTTTTCCTCTTCCCCCAGTTCCTCTCCTAcagtcttcgccggcgcatcATTCCTCGCCACATCGCGCTGGTGAACGCGTTCCTCCTGCAAGAGAAGGCTCGGCGGAAATTTGAAAATCCGCTGTTCGACGAAGGCAAAGCTCTCGAGCAAGTGCGCAAACgtgcgcggacgcggaaacACTGGGACGACAGAATGcgggaaaagaagagactTCAGTTGCGACTGGAGCAAAGAAGAGGCTCCGGCGTAGAAGCCCCGCAGGAGGAAGGAAGCGTGTACGATGAAGAATACTGGGCAAAGAAAGCCATGCTAGCTGACGAAGTCTTCCCCTTCATTGATGAGAAGAAAGGCTGGAGAGGCCTCGAGCCGTATCAGCCCTTCGGGATGCagcccctgccccccctccGCGAGATGTATGCGACAAGCGACGAAAAGTTCATGGAGCTATTTTCCATCCCCTATCATGAGTTTGTGAGCGCCAAGGTTGACGCTGAGAAGGTGAAGAATCCGCAGACACTGTTTTGA
- a CDS encoding transcription initiation factor IIB (encoded by transcript BESB_019010), whose product MSALPPAKRLAACAGSLPSSSSLPTDASSASLAPTPVGGTPTTSFCPATASVSFSSSSSVSAGAYAGPVVSFHQPSRTAPVLLPGKSSSSASSAASASLPATPPRGLPFAPSAAPSHAPRFTVYASTRQAKTCPYCGPSRNGAQTIVFDSSSGDQLCRECGLIVEEKVLSEEQEWRNFSAEAASSSRGGADRNRVGDALDSWLEDGGIGTTMLVASGGGPLAGKAASSAKRLQQLHEATTAGLGSGAGSGDRQLKVAFNYIRLIGEAFALRDNVLERAKEITKDLMQDGVQLRTRSNATTMLAIIYLACREAGITRTVKELVVYDRAISEKELGKAINRIKKLLPQRGGVSSAESATQLLPRYCSRLQLSMHVADVAEHVAKRATQVIISSHRPNSVAAAAIWLVVQLLNASANPNLPKASEIASVTGAGEHTLRSIYKDMLDVAEHLLPREFQPTVEGGLDGLRSRNSSRKRKANEIPS is encoded by the exons ATGTCTGCCCTGCCTCCCGCGAAGCGGCTTGCCGCCTGTGCTGGGTCActgccgtcttcgtcttcactTCCCACAGAtgcgtcctctgcctcgctggcTCCTACCCCCGTAGGGGGGACTCCGACCACTTCTTTTTGTCCCGCGACAGCTTCAGTCTcgttctcctcttcctcgtccgtCTCGGCTGGTGCCTATGCGGGGCCGGTTGTCTCGTTTCACCAGCCGTCGCGGACCGCGCCCGTCCTTCTCCCAGGGAaatcgtcctcctccgcttcctctgctgcctctgcctctctgcccgccacccccccccgcggcctgccctttgcgccctccgccgcgccctcccacgcgccgcgcttcaCAGTCTACGCCTCGACTCGCCAGGCCAAAACCTGCCCGTACTGTGGACCATCGCGGAACGGAGCGCAGACGATCGTTTTCGATTCAAGCAGCGGCGACCAGCTGTGCAGAGAATGCGGCTTGATCGTCGAGGAGAAGGTGCTGAGCGAAGAACAAGAGTGGCGCAACTTCTCTGCTGAAGCGGCAAGCAgcagccgaggaggcgcggaccggaaccgcgtcggcgacgccctCGACTCGTGGCTGGAAGATGGCGGCATCGGCACCACGAtgctcgtcgcctccggcggcggccctctGGCTGGGAAGGCGGCCTCGAGTGCGAAGCGGCTCCAGCAGCTCCACGAGGCCACGACTGCCGGCCTCGGCTCCGGTgccggcagcggagacaggcagcTCAAGGTGGCCTTCAACTACATCCGGCTCATTGGAGAAGCCTTCGCTCTTCGAGACAATGTCCTCGAACGAGCGAAAGAAATCACCAAAGATCTAATG CAAGACGGCGTTCAACTTCGGACGCGGAGCAACGCGACGACGATGCTTGCCATCATCTATTTGGCGTGCCGAGAAGCGGGGATCACGCGAACGGTGAAGGAGCTGGTTGTGTATGACCGGGCCATTTCGGAGAAAGAGCTTGGCAAAGCCATCAACCGCATCAAGAAGCTCTTGCCGCAGAGGGGAGGCGTCAGCAGTGCAGAATCGGCGACGCAGTTGCTGCCGCGCTACTGCTCTCGACTTCAACTCAGCATGCATGTGGCAGACGTGGCGGAACACGTCGCCAAAAGAGCGACTCAAGTCATCATTTCCTCTCACAG ACCAAACTCcgttgccgctgcggccaTTTGGCTCGTTGTTCAACTTTTGAATGCAAGCGCAAACCCGAATTTGCCAAAGGCGTCGGAGATCGCCAGCGTcacaggcgcgggcgagcacACGCTGCGCTCCATTTATAAAGATATGCTGGATGTCGCTGAGCACCTGCTTCCCCGGGAGTTCCAGCCTACTGTTGAGGGAGGGCTTGATGGCCTCAGATCTCGAAACTCgtcgagaaagaggaaagcgAACGAGATCCCGTCCTGA